In the genome of Verrucomicrobiota bacterium, one region contains:
- a CDS encoding macro domain-containing protein, protein MQLHVGRSTLELVQGDITELDTDAIVNAANAQLQLGGGVAGAIRRKGGPAIQAECDAHGPIRVGEAAITTGGNLKARHVIHAVGPRMGVDTPEDELLARATLNSLKLADQYGLKSIAFPAISTGTFGYPIERCATVMLATALDYLEGRTGPEHIALQRIVFCLYTRADCAVFEAELGRHTPGKN, encoded by the coding sequence ATGCAGTTGCACGTCGGCCGCTCGACCCTCGAGCTCGTCCAGGGCGATATTACCGAGCTCGATACCGACGCGATCGTCAACGCCGCCAATGCCCAGCTTCAGCTCGGCGGCGGCGTCGCCGGCGCCATCCGCCGCAAGGGCGGCCCTGCGATCCAGGCCGAGTGTGATGCTCACGGCCCGATCCGCGTCGGCGAGGCCGCCATCACCACCGGCGGCAACCTCAAGGCGCGTCACGTTATCCATGCCGTCGGCCCGCGCATGGGAGTCGATACGCCGGAAGACGAACTGCTCGCCCGCGCCACGCTCAACTCGCTCAAGCTCGCCGACCAGTACGGCCTGAAGTCCATCGCGTTCCCCGCGATCAGCACAGGCACCTTCGGCTATCCCATCGAGCGCTGTGCAACCGTCATGCTCGCGACCGCGCTGGACTACCTGGAAGGCCGGACGGGGCCGGAACACATCGCCCTCCAGCGCATCGTCTTCTGCCTCTACACGCGGGCCGACTGCGCCGTCTTCGAAGCGGAACTCGGCAGACACACCCCGGGGAAGAACTGA